The following coding sequences lie in one Gloeomargarita sp. SKYB120 genomic window:
- a CDS encoding septal ring lytic transglycosylase RlpA family protein: MAVLVSLVAGLGWHVPASPGRAEVVKVGERTPAAVPSLRVYPHTLHHRPAATVFVRDLPILTFVGRTASVVADGGVKMSNLRPRDDDPLVPATQLIARLHQLMQQRWEAKDLQVWLDEQGRPWLQYRHERLLRFDDTVTFEGATADPVQNALQMTNRLRLRLGNAPPLKAVVTPTGQPSLAQRMLTAAVSVRSVLRGWASWYGAEFRGHRTASGELFNPRDLTAAHRTLPFGTRVRVTNLRNGRSVVVRINDRGPHTSSRVIDISAAAAQVLGLISIGTAPVRLEVLGP; the protein is encoded by the coding sequence ATGGCAGTCCTAGTCTCTTTAGTCGCTGGCCTGGGCTGGCATGTTCCCGCATCGCCAGGGCGCGCTGAAGTCGTCAAGGTAGGCGAACGCACGCCTGCAGCCGTCCCCTCCTTGCGAGTCTATCCCCACACCCTGCATCATCGACCGGCGGCAACTGTTTTTGTCCGTGACCTGCCGATTCTGACCTTTGTGGGGCGGACTGCGAGTGTGGTCGCCGACGGCGGCGTGAAGATGAGCAATCTCCGTCCGCGGGACGACGACCCCCTGGTGCCGGCCACCCAGTTGATTGCGCGGTTACACCAGCTTATGCAGCAGCGGTGGGAAGCCAAGGACTTGCAGGTGTGGCTCGACGAGCAGGGCCGGCCCTGGTTGCAATATCGCCACGAGCGACTCCTGCGGTTTGACGACACGGTGACCTTTGAGGGGGCCACAGCGGACCCGGTGCAAAATGCGTTACAGATGACCAATCGCCTGCGCTTGCGGCTGGGGAACGCGCCGCCCCTGAAAGCGGTGGTCACGCCCACGGGACAACCGTCTTTGGCACAACGGATGTTGACGGCGGCGGTCTCGGTGCGGTCGGTTCTCCGGGGCTGGGCCTCCTGGTACGGGGCGGAATTTCGCGGCCATCGCACCGCCAGCGGGGAACTGTTCAACCCCCGGGACTTGACGGCGGCCCATCGCACCTTGCCCTTCGGAACGCGGGTGCGAGTGACCAATTTGCGCAATGGCCGTTCGGTGGTGGTGCGGATCAACGACCGGGGACCCCACACGTCCAGTCGGGTGATTGATATTTCTGCCGCTGCCGCCCAGGTTCTGGGGTTGATTTCCATCGGTACAGCGCCGGTGCGTTTGGAGGTGCTAGGGCCGTAA
- the purM gene encoding phosphoribosylformylglycinamidine cyclo-ligase: MDYRTAGVDVAGARAFLAAIRPAIERTRIPGVLGGIGGFGGYFQLPDGYREPVLVAGSDGVGTKLKLAQWLNRHDTIGIDLVAMCVNDVLTSNARPLFFLDYIATGKLEVDTLTAVVQGIVEGCRQSGCALIGGETAEMPGFYPPGVYDLAGFCVGVVERRDLLDGSQVQIGDVAIGLASSGVHSNGYSLVRRILTDLAGDETRLPEILAQTPPELGGESLADVLLTPTVIYVPAVQALKAHGIAIHGMAHITGGGLPENLPRCLGPGQRIDIQWHRWSWPGIFHWIARQGQVTETTMRETFNLGIGYVVLVPPEQATQAQNVLASVGVATTIIGEVMPQNP, encoded by the coding sequence ATGGACTACCGCACCGCTGGCGTGGATGTAGCAGGCGCACGGGCGTTTCTGGCAGCCATTCGTCCAGCTATTGAACGCACTCGCATCCCTGGCGTCCTAGGGGGTATTGGCGGCTTTGGAGGCTATTTTCAACTCCCGGACGGTTACCGGGAACCGGTGTTGGTCGCCGGTAGCGATGGGGTGGGCACGAAATTGAAGCTGGCCCAGTGGCTTAACCGCCACGACACCATTGGCATTGACCTGGTTGCCATGTGCGTCAACGATGTGCTCACCAGCAATGCTCGGCCCCTGTTTTTTCTGGATTACATCGCCACCGGCAAACTCGAGGTGGACACCCTGACGGCGGTCGTCCAGGGCATCGTGGAGGGATGTCGACAAAGCGGTTGCGCCCTGATCGGCGGTGAAACGGCGGAAATGCCTGGCTTTTACCCACCGGGCGTCTATGACCTGGCCGGATTTTGCGTAGGCGTTGTGGAACGGCGGGACTTGCTCGACGGCAGCCAGGTACAAATCGGCGACGTGGCGATTGGTCTAGCCAGCAGCGGGGTCCATAGCAATGGCTACAGCTTGGTGCGCCGGATTTTGACGGATTTGGCGGGGGACGAAACCCGACTTCCAGAGATCCTGGCGCAAACGCCCCCAGAACTGGGCGGCGAGAGCCTGGCGGACGTTCTCCTGACGCCAACGGTGATCTACGTACCGGCAGTGCAAGCCCTCAAGGCCCATGGGATTGCCATTCACGGCATGGCCCACATCACCGGCGGGGGATTACCGGAAAATCTGCCCCGCTGTCTAGGGCCGGGTCAACGCATTGACATTCAGTGGCATCGCTGGTCCTGGCCGGGGATTTTTCACTGGATCGCGCGGCAGGGCCAGGTGACCGAAACGACCATGCGAGAGACGTTTAATCTGGGGATTGGCTACGTGGTGCTAGTGCCCCCTGAGCAGGCGACCCAGGCGCAGAACGTCCTGGCCAGCGTCGGCGTAGCGACCACTATAATTGGGGAGGTGATGCCCCAAAACCCATAG
- a CDS encoding TldD/PmbA family protein, giving the protein MSVNANINGLTNYLDRVQDTLQRYRGCVDFLSIRLEAIHSTDIVLRHRRIESLGERFSIGGHVRACHRGGWGFASFNALDALADHVEYAISAAKAVGTETTQLAPVEPVQVQCGPFVTGVDPQTVPLAEKKALCEHYQDVLQSVSDKVSTTTVRYSDAAHRVILATSEGAWIDQSWVDMEMRFSATAASNGLVQVGRETTGSRRDFRDLQGLDAQVRGAAERAVQALSLPKVKGGVYRVVIDPILTGLFVHEAFGHLSEADMLYENPEMLAVMTLGRRFGPPELQIFDGAALPGHRGSYAYDDEGVPASVTQLITDGVLTARLHSRETAGKLGEKPTGNARCLSYHYPPLVRMTNTWIGPGTASLTDLLAALGDGIYARNWLGGMTNGEMFTFTAGEAWLVRGGQLAEPVRDVTLTGNVFHTLAQIEAIGNDLAWDESGGCGKGGQNGLPVGCGGPSLLIRDVVIGGDGN; this is encoded by the coding sequence GTGAGTGTTAATGCCAACATAAATGGCCTGACGAACTACTTGGACCGGGTGCAGGACACCCTACAGCGTTACCGTGGTTGCGTGGATTTTTTGAGCATCCGGCTGGAAGCTATCCACAGTACTGACATTGTCCTGCGCCATCGCCGCATCGAATCGTTGGGGGAACGGTTCTCCATCGGCGGCCACGTGCGAGCCTGTCATCGGGGTGGCTGGGGATTTGCCAGCTTCAATGCTCTTGACGCCCTGGCCGACCACGTAGAATATGCCATCAGCGCTGCCAAAGCCGTCGGCACCGAAACGACCCAACTAGCGCCGGTAGAACCAGTACAGGTGCAGTGCGGCCCGTTTGTCACCGGTGTGGACCCCCAGACAGTGCCCTTGGCTGAGAAAAAAGCCCTGTGCGAGCACTACCAGGACGTCCTGCAGTCAGTGTCCGACAAGGTGAGCACCACCACTGTCCGCTATAGCGATGCCGCTCATCGCGTGATTCTGGCCACTTCTGAAGGCGCCTGGATTGACCAGTCCTGGGTGGACATGGAAATGCGCTTCAGCGCCACAGCGGCAAGCAACGGCCTGGTGCAGGTGGGTCGGGAAACTACCGGGTCGCGACGGGATTTTCGGGACTTACAGGGGTTGGACGCCCAAGTGCGGGGTGCCGCCGAACGGGCTGTGCAAGCCTTGTCCCTCCCCAAGGTCAAGGGGGGTGTGTACCGCGTGGTGATTGACCCCATCCTGACCGGCCTATTCGTCCACGAGGCGTTTGGGCATTTGTCGGAAGCGGATATGTTGTATGAAAACCCAGAGATGTTGGCGGTGATGACCCTAGGGCGGCGGTTTGGGCCACCGGAACTCCAGATTTTTGACGGGGCGGCGCTCCCAGGACATCGGGGCAGCTATGCCTACGACGACGAAGGGGTGCCAGCAAGTGTTACCCAACTCATCACCGACGGGGTGTTGACGGCGCGGCTGCACTCGCGCGAGACGGCAGGGAAATTAGGGGAGAAACCGACGGGAAACGCTCGCTGTTTGAGTTATCACTATCCCCCCCTGGTGCGCATGACCAATACCTGGATCGGGCCGGGCACGGCGTCGTTGACGGATTTACTGGCGGCCCTTGGCGACGGCATTTATGCCCGCAACTGGCTCGGGGGCATGACCAATGGAGAGATGTTTACGTTTACGGCGGGAGAAGCCTGGCTTGTGCGAGGCGGTCAACTCGCGGAACCGGTGCGGGATGTCACCTTGACCGGGAATGTGTTTCACACCCTGGCGCAGATTGAGGCAATCGGCAACGACCTAGCCTGGGACGAATCGGGCGGGTGCGGCAAGGGCGGGCAAAACGGTTTACCGGTCGGCTGCGGTGGGCCAAGTTTACTCATCCGGGATGTAGTCATCGGTGGGGATGGGAACTAA
- the proB gene encoding glutamate 5-kinase, with protein sequence MSQTIVVKIGTSSLTQGVNGTLNLATLAALVETLVGLRRQGYRVVLVSSGAVGVGCQRLGLTERPQNLATRQAVAAVGQGRLMRLYDDLFSVLGQPIAQVLLTREDLSQRHRYINVLNTLTELLNLGIIPIVNENDTVAVEELRFGDNDTLSALLASLLGAQWLILLTDVDRLYARDPRQDPSAPPITLVNRIADLAELGVQVSQAGSGWGTGGMVTKITAARIATAAGVRTVITEGRQPHQLPKILAGELIGTHFLPHTPPARARKRWLAHGLVPVGRLVIDAGAVRAICQQGRSLLAAGVVAVEGDFPAQSAVQVVDETGQEIARGLVNYSSDELRQILGCHSDMIPERLGYAGPDTVIHRDNLGLIEHP encoded by the coding sequence GTGAGCCAAACGATTGTTGTCAAAATCGGCACGTCCAGTCTCACCCAGGGCGTCAACGGTACGCTTAACTTGGCAACCCTGGCGGCGCTGGTAGAAACGCTGGTGGGACTGCGGCGACAAGGGTATCGCGTCGTGCTGGTGTCATCGGGTGCGGTCGGCGTGGGATGTCAACGGTTGGGGTTGACCGAACGACCCCAGAACCTGGCCACTCGCCAAGCCGTTGCTGCTGTGGGACAGGGCCGGTTGATGCGCTTGTATGACGATTTGTTTTCGGTGCTCGGTCAACCGATTGCCCAGGTGTTGCTCACCCGCGAAGACCTGAGCCAGCGCCACCGCTATATCAACGTGCTCAACACTCTGACGGAGTTGCTGAATTTAGGTATCATCCCCATCGTCAACGAAAACGACACCGTGGCCGTTGAAGAACTGCGCTTCGGCGATAACGACACTCTTTCGGCGTTGCTGGCCAGCCTGCTAGGCGCTCAATGGTTGATCTTGCTGACGGACGTGGACCGGTTGTACGCCCGCGACCCGCGCCAGGACCCCAGTGCTCCCCCGATTACCCTCGTCAATCGCATTGCCGATTTGGCTGAATTAGGCGTCCAGGTGAGTCAGGCGGGTTCCGGGTGGGGCACTGGTGGGATGGTCACCAAAATTACTGCAGCCCGCATTGCCACCGCAGCCGGAGTGCGCACGGTGATCACCGAAGGTCGGCAGCCCCACCAGTTGCCCAAAATCCTGGCGGGAGAGTTAATCGGCACCCATTTCCTACCCCACACACCGCCAGCACGCGCCCGCAAACGCTGGTTGGCCCATGGTCTAGTGCCGGTGGGACGCCTGGTGATTGATGCCGGGGCCGTTCGGGCCATCTGCCAACAGGGTCGCTCCCTCTTAGCGGCTGGGGTTGTCGCTGTCGAAGGAGACTTTCCCGCCCAGTCAGCCGTTCAGGTCGTAGATGAAACCGGTCAGGAAATTGCGCGGGGGTTGGTCAACTACAGCAGCGATGAATTGCGCCAGATTCTGGGTTGCCACTCGGACATGATCCCAGAGCGATTGGGTTACGCCGGACCTGATACCGTCATCCATCGTGACAATTTGGGTTTAATCGAACATCCGTAA
- a CDS encoding NAD(P)-dependent alcohol dehydrogenase, producing the protein MIHAYAAHQPGGTLEPFTYDPGPLPPDAVELQVEYCGICHSDLSMVNNEWGISQYPLVPGHEVVGVVAAVGAQVTSVQVGQRVGLGWYAHSCLQCEWCQTGNQHLCQAAEATIVGRYGGFADRVRAHPEWLIPLPDGLDPAKAGPLFCGGITVFSPLVEFNVRPTDRMGVVGIGGLGHLALQFFRAWGCEVTAFSSNPAKETEAKTLGASHFVPSRDPEALAKVANTFDFILVTANVALPWDLYLQALRPKGRLHFVGVVPQAIPVPTLTLIAAQKSVSGSPVGSPATMRQMLDFAVRHGIEPRVQMFPFHRVNEAMAHLASGQARYRLVLHHER; encoded by the coding sequence ATGATTCATGCCTACGCCGCCCATCAACCAGGGGGAACACTTGAACCTTTTACCTATGACCCTGGACCCTTGCCGCCGGATGCAGTCGAACTCCAGGTGGAGTATTGCGGCATTTGCCATAGCGACCTGAGCATGGTCAACAACGAATGGGGCATTAGTCAGTACCCCCTGGTGCCAGGTCATGAAGTGGTCGGTGTCGTTGCGGCAGTTGGGGCGCAGGTGACCTCGGTGCAGGTGGGGCAACGGGTCGGTCTTGGTTGGTACGCCCATTCCTGCTTGCAGTGTGAATGGTGCCAGACTGGGAACCAGCACCTGTGCCAGGCAGCGGAAGCCACGATTGTCGGGCGATATGGGGGATTTGCCGACCGGGTGCGCGCCCATCCTGAGTGGTTGATTCCGTTGCCGGACGGACTGGACCCCGCGAAGGCTGGCCCCCTGTTTTGCGGGGGGATTACAGTGTTCAGCCCGCTGGTGGAATTTAATGTGCGTCCGACCGACCGGATGGGTGTCGTGGGGATTGGGGGTTTGGGGCACTTGGCGCTGCAATTTTTCCGGGCCTGGGGGTGTGAAGTCACGGCGTTTTCCAGCAACCCCGCCAAGGAAACAGAAGCGAAAACCCTAGGGGCATCCCACTTTGTTCCTTCCCGGGACCCCGAAGCGCTAGCTAAAGTTGCCAACACCTTTGATTTCATCCTGGTCACGGCCAACGTGGCATTGCCCTGGGATTTGTATCTGCAGGCGCTGCGCCCCAAGGGACGGTTGCACTTTGTAGGCGTTGTCCCCCAGGCGATTCCGGTGCCTACATTGACCTTGATTGCCGCCCAGAAATCCGTATCCGGGAGTCCCGTCGGCAGTCCGGCCACGATGCGGCAAATGCTGGATTTTGCGGTGCGGCATGGGATTGAACCGCGCGTGCAGATGTTTCCATTTCACCGGGTCAATGAGGCGATGGCCCATTTGGCGTCGGGTCAGGCCCGTTACCGGCTAGTGTTGCACCACGAACGGTGA